A portion of the Toxotes jaculatrix isolate fToxJac2 chromosome 16, fToxJac2.pri, whole genome shotgun sequence genome contains these proteins:
- the parm1 gene encoding cell wall protein DAN4, giving the protein MRVSLLSLITCLLLSRAVTSQSSTTPESSTLSSTPTSSMPITGISSSTQPATSTATIPHLNPNSTTPSTNHTSFSTAVTQTPASANNTNSTTSFSPSTPSPDTDQTPNVTHVTSTTNSTSPTTTITSNSTSPTITGNSTSPTTTGNSTSPTTTGNSTSPTTTGNSTSPTTTSNSTSPTTTSNSTSPTITITSNSTSPTTTTKNTSPITTTTTITTTSPSITHTTGLDQEGHKSKALSSGSIAGIIFLFIVIVIVVLGGLYYYKIRRTNYGRLLDNSDYSTLENFNNPMYDP; this is encoded by the exons ATGAGGGTCAGCCTGTTAAGTCTGATAACAT GTCTACTGCTGAGCCGTGCAGTAACATCACAGAGCTCCACCACACCAGAGTCATCTACACTGAGCTCAACACCCACCAGCTCAATGCCCATAACTGGGATTTCATCAAGTACCCAACCTGCCACGTCAACTGCTACTATCCCCCATCTAAATCCAAACAGTACAACTCCATCCACCAACCATACATCTTTCTCCACTGCAGTTACACAAACCCCAGCGTCAGCCAACAATACAAACTCAACAACTTCATTCTCCCCCTCAACCCCATCACCTGACACTGATCAGACCCCAAATGTGACCCATGTGACGagcaccaccaacagcacctCCCCTACAACGACCATCACCAGCAACAGCACCTCCCCTACAATCACCGGCAACAGCACCTCCCCTACAACCACCGGCAACAGTACCTCCCCTACAACCACCGGCAACAGCACCTCCCCTACAACCACCGGCAACAGCACCTCCCCTACAACCACCAGCAACAGCACCTCCCCTACAACCACCAGCAACAGCACCTCCCCTACAATCACCATCACCAGCAACAGTACCTCCCCTACAACCACCACCAAAAACACCTCACctatcaccaccaccaccaccatcaccaccacctctcCCAGTATAACCCACACCACAGGACTGGATCAGGAGGGACACAAATCCAAAGCTCTGAGCTCAG gaAGTATTGCAGGCatcatttttttgttcattgtaATTGTCATCGTAGTATTAGGTGGGCTGTACTACTACAAGATCCG ACGGACAAACTACGGTCGTCTACTGGACAACAGTGACTACAGCACTTTAGAAAACTTCAACAACCCCATGTATGACCCTTGA